In one Bacillus sp. Marseille-P3661 genomic region, the following are encoded:
- the murD gene encoding UDP-N-acetylmuramoyl-L-alanine--D-glutamate ligase yields the protein MKKTTEYKDKQILVLGLAKSGFAAAKLLHKLGAKVVVNDQKSLEDSQEAAVLKELGIDVIGGGHPQHLMSSHFDLIVKNPGIPYSNPILESALQRDIPIITEVEIAYSITESDIIGITGSNGKTTTTTLIYEMLKEGNMDAYLSGNIGTVACEVAANTTSNQPLVMELSSFQLMGTIKFRPKIAILLNIFNAHLDYHGTIEAYGEAKANIFKKQMDTDFAVVNADDSIVMELVKGTNAQIVPFSMNQIEKNGTYIKDDHLFYKEELVIPIADIVLPGKHNLENILAAVAAVKIQGVPNEAIQHVLRTFTGVKHRLQYVESIKGRKFYNDSKATNILATQKAITAFQDPTILLAGGLDRGNSFDELIPALKRVKAVITFGQTAEKISDAAKAAGINIIKTVDNVEKAVPEAYALSEEGDVILLSPACASWDQYKTFEQRGDMFVESVHKLKVD from the coding sequence TTGAAAAAGACAACTGAGTATAAAGATAAACAAATCCTTGTTTTAGGGTTAGCGAAAAGTGGCTTTGCCGCAGCAAAATTATTGCATAAATTGGGAGCAAAAGTGGTTGTGAATGATCAAAAGTCTTTAGAGGACAGTCAGGAAGCAGCTGTATTAAAAGAATTAGGGATTGATGTGATTGGTGGTGGCCATCCGCAGCATTTGATGTCGAGTCACTTCGATTTGATTGTGAAAAATCCTGGGATTCCATATAGTAATCCTATTCTTGAAAGTGCGCTTCAAAGGGATATTCCGATTATTACAGAGGTTGAAATTGCGTATAGCATTACCGAATCTGATATTATTGGAATTACCGGTTCAAATGGAAAAACGACGACCACAACACTTATCTATGAGATGCTAAAAGAGGGCAATATGGATGCTTATCTTTCAGGTAACATTGGAACAGTTGCATGTGAAGTGGCTGCAAATACAACTAGTAATCAACCATTAGTAATGGAGCTATCGTCCTTTCAGCTAATGGGAACGATAAAGTTCAGACCGAAAATTGCAATTTTACTTAATATTTTTAATGCACATTTAGACTATCACGGAACAATAGAAGCATATGGAGAAGCGAAGGCCAATATTTTTAAAAAGCAAATGGACACAGATTTTGCGGTTGTTAATGCCGATGATTCCATTGTAATGGAGTTGGTCAAGGGAACAAACGCACAAATTGTTCCATTCTCGATGAATCAAATCGAGAAAAACGGTACGTATATCAAAGACGACCATTTATTTTATAAAGAAGAGCTTGTCATTCCTATAGCTGATATCGTTTTACCGGGCAAGCATAATTTGGAAAATATCCTAGCTGCCGTTGCTGCAGTAAAAATACAAGGTGTTCCGAATGAAGCAATACAACACGTTTTAAGAACCTTTACAGGTGTTAAGCATCGATTACAATATGTCGAATCAATAAAAGGGCGGAAATTTTACAACGATTCGAAAGCAACGAATATTTTAGCTACACAAAAAGCAATCACTGCCTTTCAAGATCCTACAATTCTTTTAGCTGGCGGACTGGATCGTGGAAACAGTTTTGATGAATTAATTCCGGCCTTAAAAAGAGTAAAAGCAGTGATCACTTTTGGGCAAACTGCAGAAAAAATCTCAGATGCTGCCAAAGCGGCGGGGATTAATATAATTAAAACTGTCGATAATGTTGAAAAGGCCGTCCCAGAAGCATATGCATTATCTGAAGAAGGCGATGTTATATTATTATCACCAGCATGCGCAAGCTGGGACCAATATAAAACATTTGAACAACGTGGAGACATGTTTGTAGAATCCGTGCATAAACTTAAAGTAGACTAG